The following coding sequences lie in one Glycine max cultivar Williams 82 chromosome 19, Glycine_max_v4.0, whole genome shotgun sequence genomic window:
- the LOC121174181 gene encoding peptide-N(4)-(N-acetyl-beta-glucosaminyl)asparagine amidase, which translates to MDEAIKIMDAPGKMKHIVGPLRIVQLWLNAILANHTTASKCASFSTTHLCPYSFSNSFILPLLQVFQFQLYSLSSVPPHQQKIFGAEQDTPVVNDSDLVAISDKLRLVSVNDSEPEPSAADLLKSDEELARLLQVEEEALMLQQYVASQNPREFDSRVWPYVSQVLMLQQYGLYFFAEYDIKCIIDFHVVLGSQNGMEHSASRDGFTG; encoded by the exons ATGGATGAAGCTATCAAAATTATGGATGCTCCAGGGAAGATGAAGCACATAGTTGGCCCTTTACGGATTGTTCAACTTTGGCTAAATGCTATCTTAGCCAACCAC ACAACGGCTTCGAAGTGCGCCTCTTTCTCCACAACTCATCTTTGTCCCTACtcattttccaattcattcattCTTCCGCTATTGCAGGTTTTCCAATTCCAGCTCTATTCCCTCTCTTCCGTTCCACCTCATCAACAAAAG ATTTTCGGAGCCGAACAAGATACTCCAGTGGTCAATGACTCTGATCTCGTAGCCATTTCTGACAAACTACGACTAGTCTCGGTCAACGACTCCGAACCGGAACCAAGCGCTGCCGATTTGTTGAAATCCGATGAGGAATTGGCCAGACTCTTGCAG GTAGAGGAGGAAGCGCTAATGTTGCAGCAGTATGTGGCAAGCCAAAATCCTCGAGAATTTGATAGTAGAGTATGGCCCTACGTTAGTCAAGTCCTAATGTTGCAGCAGTATGGGCTATATTTTTTTGC GGAATATGATATTAAATGCATAATTGACTTTCATGTTGTTCTTGGTTCCCAAAATGGGATGGAGCATAGTGCAAGCAGAGATGGATTTACAGGCTAG